One genomic region from Bacillus sp. SLBN-46 encodes:
- a CDS encoding cold-shock protein, with the protein MEHGKVKWFNSEKGFGFIEREGGEDVFVHFSAIQGEGYKSLDEGQEVTFEIENGQRGPQAVNVRKA; encoded by the coding sequence ATGGAACATGGTAAAGTAAAATGGTTTAACAGCGAAAAAGGATTTGGATTCATTGAGCGTGAAGGTGGAGAGGACGTATTCGTACACTTCTCTGCAATTCAAGGCGAAGGATACAAATCATTGGATGAAGGTCAAGAGGTTACGTTTGAAATTGAAAATGGTCAACGTGGACCACAAGCGGTTAACGTACGTAAAGCATAA